One window of the Anomalospiza imberbis isolate Cuckoo-Finch-1a 21T00152 chromosome 12, ASM3175350v1, whole genome shotgun sequence genome contains the following:
- the SLC38A8 gene encoding solute carrier family 38 member 8 isoform X3: MERAAGEGRPLLPAPGGSAGLSSPALSSAGAVFILLKSALGAGLLSFPWAFGRAGGAVPALLVELGSLVFLVSGLAVLGYAAALSAQPSYQGVVRAVCGAAVGKLCEVCFLLNLFMISVALLRVVGDQLEKLCDSLYPNETLSGAPQLPPWYLDQRFTLSALCVLVIFPLSVPREIGFQKYSSILGTLAACYLTLVVILKYYLQAESLRLTEAPQPSRSSSWTSIFSVIPTICFGFQCHEACVAIYSSMRNQSFSHWVTVSVLSMLICLLIYSLTGLYGYLTFGEAVASDVLMSYPGNDPLVIVARLLFGVSIVTIYPIVVLLGRSVVKDLWAAPKRGAVAVSEAHEQRSRVALTVTWMAATLGIALFVPDIGKVIELIGGISAFFIFIFPGLCLVCVTGTRSLGPHKKAALISWGVLSVLGGAFVCGQSAALAVLGLLR; this comes from the exons ATGGAGCGGGCGGCGGGCGAGGGCCGGCCCCTGCTGCCGGCGCCGGGGGGCTCCGCCGGGCTCTCCTCGCCCGCGCTCTCCTCCGCCGGCGCCGTCTTCATCCTGCTCAAGTCCGCGCTGGGCGCGGGGCTGCTGAGCTTCCCCTGGGCCTTCGGCAGGGCCGGCGGGGCCGTCCCCGCCCTCCTGGTGGAGCTG GGCTCGCTGGTGTTCCTGGTGAGCGGGCTGGCGGTGCTGGGCTATGCCGCGGCCCTCAGCGCCCAGCCCAGCTACCAGGGCGTGGTCCGGGCCGTGTGCGGGGCGGCCGTGGGGAAGCTCTGTGAGGTCTGCTTCCTCCTCAACCTCTTCATGATCTCCGTGGCTCTCCTCAGGGTGGTGGGCGACCAGCTGGAGAAAC TGTGTGACTCCCTGTACCCCAACGAGACACTGAGTGGGGCCCCTCAGCTGCCCCCCTGGTACCTGGACCAGCGCTTCACCCTCTCAGCTCTCTGTGTCCTCGTCATCTTCCCActctctgtccccagggagaTTGGTTTCCAGAAGTACTCCAG CATCCTGGGCACGCTGGCTGCCTGCTACCTCACTCTGGTCGTCATCCTGAAATACTACCTGCAGGCAGAGAGCCTGCGTTTGACTGAGGCACCCCAGCCCTCCAG ATCCTCCTCCTGGACCTCCATCTTCAGTGTCATTCCCACCATCTGCTTTGGCTTCCAG TGCCACGAGGCATGTGTGGCCATCTACAGCAGCATGCGCAACCAGAGCTTCTCCCACTGGGTCACCGTCTCTGTGCTCTCCATGCTGATTTGCCTGCTCATCTACTCCCTCACTG GGCTCTATGGCTACCTGACCTTCGGCGAGGCCGTGGCGTCTGATGTCCTGATGTCCTACCCAGGGAATGACCCACTTGTCATCGTTGCCCGCCTGCTCTTTGGCGTCTCCATTGTCACCATTTACCCCAttgtggtgctgctgggcag ATCCGTGGTGAAGGACTTGTGGGCAGCCCCAAAGCGCGGGGCCGTGGCAGTGTCTGAGGCACACGAGCAGCGCAGCCGGGTGGCACTGACGGTCACCTGGATGGCTGCCACGCTGGGCATCGCCCTGTTCGTCCCCGACATCGGCAAAGTCATCGAGCTCATCGGGGGCATCAGCgccttcttcatcttcatcttccCAG ggctgtgcctcGTGTGCGTGACTGGGACCCGCAGCCTCGGGCCACACAAAAA ggctgctctcatcTCCTGGGGAGTTCTCTCCGTTCTCGGCGGTGCCTTCGTGTGCGGACAGAGCGCTGCCCtggccgtgctggggctgctgcgcTGA
- the SLC38A8 gene encoding solute carrier family 38 member 8 isoform X1 → MERAAGEGRPLLPAPGGSAGLSSPALSSAGAVFILLKSALGAGLLSFPWAFGRAGGAVPALLVELGSLVFLVSGLAVLGYAAALSAQPSYQGVVRAVCGAAVGKLCEVCFLLNLFMISVALLRVVGDQLEKLCDSLYPNETLSGAPQLPPWYLDQRFTLSALCVLVIFPLSVPREIGFQKYSSILGTLAACYLTLVVILKYYLQAESLRLTEAPQPSRSSSWTSIFSVIPTICFGFQCHEACVAIYSSMRNQSFSHWVTVSVLSMLICLLIYSLTAGLYGYLTFGEAVASDVLMSYPGNDPLVIVARLLFGVSIVTIYPIVVLLGRSVVKDLWAAPKRGAVAVSEAHEQRSRVALTVTWMAATLGIALFVPDIGKVIELIGGISAFFIFIFPGLCLVCVTGTRSLGPHKNGQGGCWALQPSTGSEAEEQGRGARQRSKAEEADPAESSTARGAGVQGWPVTEVSSTPAASARVAAGLLSSPGEFSPFSAVPSCADRALPWPCWGCCAEGPQSAIVTPP, encoded by the exons ATGGAGCGGGCGGCGGGCGAGGGCCGGCCCCTGCTGCCGGCGCCGGGGGGCTCCGCCGGGCTCTCCTCGCCCGCGCTCTCCTCCGCCGGCGCCGTCTTCATCCTGCTCAAGTCCGCGCTGGGCGCGGGGCTGCTGAGCTTCCCCTGGGCCTTCGGCAGGGCCGGCGGGGCCGTCCCCGCCCTCCTGGTGGAGCTG GGCTCGCTGGTGTTCCTGGTGAGCGGGCTGGCGGTGCTGGGCTATGCCGCGGCCCTCAGCGCCCAGCCCAGCTACCAGGGCGTGGTCCGGGCCGTGTGCGGGGCGGCCGTGGGGAAGCTCTGTGAGGTCTGCTTCCTCCTCAACCTCTTCATGATCTCCGTGGCTCTCCTCAGGGTGGTGGGCGACCAGCTGGAGAAAC TGTGTGACTCCCTGTACCCCAACGAGACACTGAGTGGGGCCCCTCAGCTGCCCCCCTGGTACCTGGACCAGCGCTTCACCCTCTCAGCTCTCTGTGTCCTCGTCATCTTCCCActctctgtccccagggagaTTGGTTTCCAGAAGTACTCCAG CATCCTGGGCACGCTGGCTGCCTGCTACCTCACTCTGGTCGTCATCCTGAAATACTACCTGCAGGCAGAGAGCCTGCGTTTGACTGAGGCACCCCAGCCCTCCAG ATCCTCCTCCTGGACCTCCATCTTCAGTGTCATTCCCACCATCTGCTTTGGCTTCCAG TGCCACGAGGCATGTGTGGCCATCTACAGCAGCATGCGCAACCAGAGCTTCTCCCACTGGGTCACCGTCTCTGTGCTCTCCATGCTGATTTGCCTGCTCATCTACTCCCTCACTG CAGGGCTCTATGGCTACCTGACCTTCGGCGAGGCCGTGGCGTCTGATGTCCTGATGTCCTACCCAGGGAATGACCCACTTGTCATCGTTGCCCGCCTGCTCTTTGGCGTCTCCATTGTCACCATTTACCCCAttgtggtgctgctgggcag ATCCGTGGTGAAGGACTTGTGGGCAGCCCCAAAGCGCGGGGCCGTGGCAGTGTCTGAGGCACACGAGCAGCGCAGCCGGGTGGCACTGACGGTCACCTGGATGGCTGCCACGCTGGGCATCGCCCTGTTCGTCCCCGACATCGGCAAAGTCATCGAGCTCATCGGGGGCATCAGCgccttcttcatcttcatcttccCAG ggctgtgcctcGTGTGCGTGACTGGGACCCGCAGCCTCGGGCCACACAAAAA TGGACAGGGGGGCTGCTGGGCTCTTCAGCCATCGACTGGGAGCGAGGCAGAGGAGCAAGGCAGAGGAGCAAGGCAGAGGAGCAAGGCAGAGGAGGCTGACCCTGCAGAGAGCTCCAcagccagaggagctggggTACAGGGATGGCCCGTGACTGAGGTCAGCTCTACCCCGGCAGCCTCTGCTCGTGtcgctgcagggctgctctcatcTCCTGGGGAGTTCTCTCCGTTCTCGGCGGTGCCTTCGTGTGCGGACAGAGCGCTGCCCtggccgtgctggggctgctgcgcTGAGGGACCACAGAGCGCCATCGTGACCCCACCGTGA
- the SLC38A8 gene encoding solute carrier family 38 member 8 isoform X2, which yields MERAAGEGRPLLPAPGGSAGLSSPALSSAGAVFILLKSALGAGLLSFPWAFGRAGGAVPALLVELGSLVFLVSGLAVLGYAAALSAQPSYQGVVRAVCGAAVGKLCEVCFLLNLFMISVALLRVVGDQLEKLCDSLYPNETLSGAPQLPPWYLDQRFTLSALCVLVIFPLSVPREIGFQKYSSILGTLAACYLTLVVILKYYLQAESLRLTEAPQPSRSSSWTSIFSVIPTICFGFQCHEACVAIYSSMRNQSFSHWVTVSVLSMLICLLIYSLTGNPSTKPFTPPCPRGPLSPWLIHPPQNSSVLLAARPPTPTSLSAGLYGYLTFGEAVASDVLMSYPGNDPLVIVARLLFGVSIVTIYPIVVLLGRSVVKDLWAAPKRGAVAVSEAHEQRSRVALTVTWMAATLGIALFVPDIGKVIELIGGISAFFIFIFPGLCLVCVTGTRSLGPHKKAALISWGVLSVLGGAFVCGQSAALAVLGLLR from the exons ATGGAGCGGGCGGCGGGCGAGGGCCGGCCCCTGCTGCCGGCGCCGGGGGGCTCCGCCGGGCTCTCCTCGCCCGCGCTCTCCTCCGCCGGCGCCGTCTTCATCCTGCTCAAGTCCGCGCTGGGCGCGGGGCTGCTGAGCTTCCCCTGGGCCTTCGGCAGGGCCGGCGGGGCCGTCCCCGCCCTCCTGGTGGAGCTG GGCTCGCTGGTGTTCCTGGTGAGCGGGCTGGCGGTGCTGGGCTATGCCGCGGCCCTCAGCGCCCAGCCCAGCTACCAGGGCGTGGTCCGGGCCGTGTGCGGGGCGGCCGTGGGGAAGCTCTGTGAGGTCTGCTTCCTCCTCAACCTCTTCATGATCTCCGTGGCTCTCCTCAGGGTGGTGGGCGACCAGCTGGAGAAAC TGTGTGACTCCCTGTACCCCAACGAGACACTGAGTGGGGCCCCTCAGCTGCCCCCCTGGTACCTGGACCAGCGCTTCACCCTCTCAGCTCTCTGTGTCCTCGTCATCTTCCCActctctgtccccagggagaTTGGTTTCCAGAAGTACTCCAG CATCCTGGGCACGCTGGCTGCCTGCTACCTCACTCTGGTCGTCATCCTGAAATACTACCTGCAGGCAGAGAGCCTGCGTTTGACTGAGGCACCCCAGCCCTCCAG ATCCTCCTCCTGGACCTCCATCTTCAGTGTCATTCCCACCATCTGCTTTGGCTTCCAG TGCCACGAGGCATGTGTGGCCATCTACAGCAGCATGCGCAACCAGAGCTTCTCCCACTGGGTCACCGTCTCTGTGCTCTCCATGCTGATTTGCCTGCTCATCTACTCCCTCACTGGTAACCCCAGCACCAAACCCTTCACTCCTCCATGCCCCAGGGGTCCCCTCTCCCCTTGGCTCATCCATCCTCCTCAGAATTCCTCTGTCCTGCTCGCTGCTCGGCCGCCCACCCCCACCTCCCTGTCAGCAGGGCTCTATGGCTACCTGACCTTCGGCGAGGCCGTGGCGTCTGATGTCCTGATGTCCTACCCAGGGAATGACCCACTTGTCATCGTTGCCCGCCTGCTCTTTGGCGTCTCCATTGTCACCATTTACCCCAttgtggtgctgctgggcag ATCCGTGGTGAAGGACTTGTGGGCAGCCCCAAAGCGCGGGGCCGTGGCAGTGTCTGAGGCACACGAGCAGCGCAGCCGGGTGGCACTGACGGTCACCTGGATGGCTGCCACGCTGGGCATCGCCCTGTTCGTCCCCGACATCGGCAAAGTCATCGAGCTCATCGGGGGCATCAGCgccttcttcatcttcatcttccCAG ggctgtgcctcGTGTGCGTGACTGGGACCCGCAGCCTCGGGCCACACAAAAA ggctgctctcatcTCCTGGGGAGTTCTCTCCGTTCTCGGCGGTGCCTTCGTGTGCGGACAGAGCGCTGCCCtggccgtgctggggctgctgcgcTGA